The Candidatus Amarolinea dominans genome has a segment encoding these proteins:
- a CDS encoding cytochrome c-type biogenesis protein CcmH — protein sequence MWLPGALLGLWLVAILLLPGASLAQQTVTTEQVTAVARELWCPLCNSVRLDTCELKACEQMREMIAEKLAAGASTAEIKAYFIQQYGPQVLGEPPRQGFNWLAWVVPFAALALAGAWVFYALRRWTRRPLTAVARVTPAPLDDLPVEQLQRLQEELRKID from the coding sequence TTGTGGCTGCCTGGCGCCCTGTTGGGCCTGTGGCTGGTCGCCATCCTGCTGCTGCCGGGCGCAAGCCTGGCGCAGCAAACCGTCACCACGGAGCAGGTGACGGCCGTGGCTCGTGAACTGTGGTGCCCGCTCTGCAACAGTGTGCGCCTCGACACCTGCGAACTGAAGGCGTGTGAGCAGATGCGCGAAATGATTGCCGAAAAACTGGCGGCCGGCGCCAGCACCGCTGAGATCAAGGCGTACTTCATTCAGCAGTACGGGCCGCAGGTGCTCGGTGAGCCGCCGCGCCAGGGCTTCAACTGGCTGGCCTGGGTCGTTCCCTTTGCCGCGCTCGCCCTCGCCGGGGCCTGGGTCTTCTACGCCCTGCGCCGTTGGACGCGGCGCCCGCTCACGGCTGTTGCCCGCGTGACGCCCGCGCCGCTTGACGATCTGCCCGTGGAGCAGTTACAACGCTTACAAGAGGAGTTGCGCAAGATTGACTAA
- a CDS encoding response regulator: MEDRLRHILLVDDEPETLRLLRKVVQAEGYSVQEAADGVEALSIYRQRVPDLMLLDIIMPRLDGMAVLREVRSHNAITGIIMVSALTSEKLTLEAMQAGADDYVSKPFPLKELRTRISQVIEKVRLRQENAQLQRRLDEANARIKALFERYTSAPVAEQLMSQAEMPQLGGEIQEITVLFVDIRGFTPLAEVLDPRELVQILNTYLAIAADAMLKAGGTVDKFMGDSAMAMFNAPARQPDHVWRALQTAADIQKGQHVLRETAGNQGLSFGIGLHTGKALVGNIGTAQLMNFTAIGDCVNVAQRLQAMSHGGQVLLSADSYRHVFSAVEVRSLGEMRVRGRSEPITVYEFLGFKGEK; this comes from the coding sequence ATGGAAGACCGCTTACGCCACATACTGCTGGTGGATGATGAACCAGAAACATTGCGGCTGCTGCGTAAGGTGGTACAGGCTGAAGGGTATTCCGTGCAAGAGGCCGCGGATGGCGTGGAGGCCTTGAGCATTTATCGCCAGCGTGTACCTGACCTGATGTTGCTGGACATCATCATGCCGCGCCTGGACGGCATGGCCGTGCTGCGTGAAGTCCGCAGCCACAATGCGATTACCGGCATCATCATGGTGAGCGCGCTAACGTCGGAAAAGCTGACGTTGGAGGCAATGCAGGCCGGCGCCGATGACTACGTGAGCAAGCCCTTTCCCCTCAAGGAATTGCGCACGCGCATCAGCCAGGTGATCGAAAAGGTACGCCTGCGCCAGGAGAACGCCCAACTGCAGCGCCGCCTGGATGAAGCGAATGCCCGCATCAAGGCCCTGTTCGAGCGCTACACCTCTGCGCCGGTGGCCGAGCAGTTGATGTCCCAGGCAGAGATGCCGCAACTGGGCGGGGAGATCCAGGAAATCACGGTTCTCTTTGTGGATATTCGCGGCTTCACCCCCCTTGCCGAAGTGCTCGATCCGCGCGAGCTGGTCCAAATCCTGAATACGTACCTGGCGATTGCGGCCGATGCCATGCTCAAGGCTGGCGGCACGGTAGATAAATTTATGGGCGACTCCGCCATGGCGATGTTCAACGCACCGGCGCGCCAACCAGACCATGTCTGGCGCGCGCTGCAGACAGCCGCCGACATTCAGAAGGGACAGCATGTCTTACGGGAGACCGCGGGCAACCAGGGGCTGAGTTTTGGCATCGGGCTGCACACCGGCAAGGCGCTGGTGGGCAATATCGGCACAGCGCAGTTGATGAACTTCACCGCCATTGGCGACTGCGTCAACGTGGCGCAGCGCCTGCAGGCCATGTCGCACGGCGGCCAGGTCCTCTTGAGCGCAGACTCCTATCGCCATGTGTTTTCCGCGGTGGAAGTGCGCAGCCTGGGCGAAATGCGTGTGCGGGGCCGCAGCGAACCGATCACCGTCTACGAATTTTTAGGCTTCAAGGGTGAGAAATGA